CTGTGGATCGTCGGCCCGCGGCAGGTCCTCGCCGAACTGGCCGGCGTCGAGCCGGTCACCTACGCGGCCGGCTTTCTCGCCGTCGTCGCCGCCTTCTACTGCTGGAGCGAGGCGCTGCGGCGCCTGCTCGCGGGCGTCGACGGCGACGCTGGTGGTGAGGTCGGCGGTCCCCGCTACCGCGCGGCGTTCATGAGCGGCGAGTTCGCGAAACAGGTGGTCCCGATGGGCCACTCCGGCGGGCCCGTCTTCGTCTCCTACGCGGTCAGCCGCGAGACCGACGCCCCCTACGAGGCGGCGCTCGCGGCGGCGACGGTCGTCGAACTCGTCAACATCGGAGCGTCGATGGCCCTCGCCGGCGCCGGGCTCGGTATCGTTCTGCTCACGAGCGACGGACCGATCACGCCGCTGTTCGCGGCGCTGCTCGTCGGCTTCGCGGTCGCCGTCGTCGCGCTCGGCGGGGCGGCGCTGCTGGTCTACTCCCGCCGGGCGCTCGTCGAGCGGCTGGTCCTCCGGGCCGCCGGCGTCGGCCGGGCGACCGTCGGGCGGTTCTCCGCTCGCGCGCGAGACGCGCTGGAACCCGGTCGGGTCGCGGCGACGTTCGGGACGTACTACGCGGCGTTCGACCGGGCGCTGGCCGACCGGACGCAGGTGCGTCGCGCCGCGGTCTTCTCGATTCTGGGCTGGGCGCTGTTTCTCGCGCCGATGTACACGAGCTTCCGGGCGATCGGCGAACCGGTGCCCTACGCCCTCGTCTGCTTCGTCGTCCCCGTGCTGAGCCTGGTGAACGTCGTGCCGTTGCCCGGCGGCCTGGGCGGCTTCGAGGTGGCGCTGGCCGCCGTCGTCGTCGCGCTGGTCGGGCTGGAACTGCCCGCGGCGACGGCCGGCGTCTTCCTCTATCGACTGTCGAACTACTGGTTCGTCGTCCTGCTCGGCGGGCTCGCCACGGCCTGGGTCTCGGCGCGAGTGGCCGACGCGCCCGGCCCGCTCGCGCCGACCTCGGAACCCGACGGATCGTCCGCGGAGTCGACGGCCGATAGCAAGTGAAGTCGCTGCTCGATCCGTGTTGCTCGTCGATCGGTTGTTTCCGCTGGGATCGGCTCGGACGGAAGTCCTACGAGAGCGGCCGCACTCGTCGATGAGCGATGAAAGCCCTCGCCGCGCTCGCGGTCGGCTCCGCCGACCGCCGCAGGCCGTGGCGGCTTCTTGGCGCGGCTTCGCCGCGCCAACGGTCCGAGGGAGCGAAGCTCCCTCGCTATCGCCGCCACGCGCACCTCGCCCGTTCAGTCCGCCGGGAGAGCGAGCTCTCCCGAGCCCTGACTCGCTTCGCTCGTCAGGACACCAGGGGCCGCAACCGCCCCGCACAGTAACCGCCCCGCACAGCACCGCAGACGGCCACGAGCCTCCCCAGCCGATTCGCTCGTTCGCTGCGCTCACTCGCTCATCCACCGTCGGAGCAAGCTCCGACGAGCCTTCTCTCACGAGTTCGAGAAGACCTCGCGCGGCTACGTCGCGGCACGGAGGCCGCGACAGCGCGCGCCAACCGCACCACACCCGCTCACAACAGCACTTGCACTGAACGGACCCATCGCGAGCGTCGGACGATTTTTACCGGCCGGCCGCGTTCGTCGTCAGTATGTCACGTCGCGTTCGGCTGGTCGCGGGGTTCACGCTCGCGTTCCTGGCCGTCGGCGGGCTCCTCTGGGCGGTCGGACCCGAGGCCGTGCTGGCGGAACTGGTGTCGGCGGATCTCGCGGTGCTGTCGGTCGGCTTCCTCGCGGTGGTCGCCGCGCTCGGCGTCTGGAGCGAGGCGGTGCGGCGCCTGCTGGCGAGCACCGGCCACACCGTCCGGGGCCGGCGCTACCGCTCGGCGTACCTGAGCGGCGAGTTCCTCAAGCAGGTGCTACCGATGGGGCAGAGCGGCGGGCCGGTGCTGATGTCCTACACGGTCAGCCGCGAGACCGCGGCGCCCTACGAGTCGACGCTGGCCGCGGCGTCGGTGTTCGCCTTCCTCAACGTCGTCGCGTCGCTCGTGCTCGCCGTCGTCGGCCTGGCGCTCCTGGTCGCCACCCAGCGGGGCCCGTCCGGGACGCTGCTGCGCAACGTCCTCGTTGCGATGGTCGCCGTGACCGTCGTCGTCCTCGCGCTCACCTATCTCGCCGTGTACCGACGGGAGGTCCTCGAAGGGATCGCGCTCCGGGTCGCCGCCGGCCTCCGCCGGACGGTGGGACGCGTCTCCCCGCGGGCCGACGCGGCGCTGGCGCCCGAGCGCGTCGCGGACGCGGCCGCGCGGTTCGGCGGATCGATCGGCGACCTGGCGGGCGACCGCCGGCGGATCGGAACGACCGTCGCGCTGGCGGTCACCGGTTGGCTCTGCTTCCTGCTGCCGCTGTACACGAGCTTCCTCGCGATCGGCGAGCCGGTCCCATACGCGCTCGTCGTCTTCGTCGTTCCGGTCGTCACGCTGCTGAACGTCGTGCCGCTGCCCGGCGGCCTGGGCGGGTTCGAGGTGGCGCTGGCGGGCGTGACCGCCGCGCTCGCCCCGGTCGGCCTGCCGACGGCGACCGCCGCCGTCTTCCTGTTCCGGCTGTCGAACTACTGGTTTATCGTCCTGCTGGGCGGGCTGGCCGCCGCGTCGCTGTCGGTCCGAGTGAGCGACCCGCCGCCGGTGGTTCCGCTGGAGGACGACGAGGGGGTCTGACCGCTCTCGCTCTCGGGCTACGTGTCACCGGACACGCTCACGTACCGCCGGGTCCGTCCGCGTCGTCGCTCCCGCCTGTCTCGAACCGCTCGGCGGCGGACCGGAAGCCGAGTTCGGACCGTTCCCGGGAGCGACGCCCCTCGCGCTCGGCGATGGCCTCGGGATCGGGGTTGGCGTCGTCGTCGACGCTCGCCCACGAGTCGTGGACCTTCGCGTGACACCACCGACAGAGGAAGACCGTTATCTCGTGGCTCGGTTCCTCGTCGTCGGACCCGCTCGCGTACGAGAGGTGGTGCTCCTCCAGGAGCGGCCGCTCGTCGTCGTGGGCCATCCGGCGCTCTTCGAGCCCGCAGCGCTCGCACGCCCGGTCGCGGTTGCGACACCGGAAGTGCGGGCAGTCGGCCCACTCCCAGGGACCGGTCAGTCCCTCCTCGTCGAACTCGCCCACGACCGGACACCGGAAGTCCTCGCGACTGCGCGCGTCGGCGAACTCGGGGTCGCGCTCGCCCCGCTCGACGGCGAACCGACAGCGACCCTCGTCGGTGCAGTGGTCGCAGCGGTCGACGTGGGCGTACGGGTCCTCTACCCCCACCGACGTGCCGGCGGGCGTCTTCTCCATGTCCGGCCGGTGGGCGCCGAGGGGTTTGAACCTCCCGCTCGCCCGGGGCCCGACCGCCAACCGGTCAGTTCTCAAATAATGAAATACGCGTCCAGCATTTATCACGCACGTGTTCGAGTCGACCCGTATGGACGTTCGCCCCGTTCGGTGGTACAAGCGGTTCATACGACGGTGGATGACGACGATGGGGATCGACCGGTCGGTCGAGCGGACGGTCGTCGCGGCGGCCGGGATTCAGTTTCTGATATCTGTCGCTCAGGCGGTCGTCCCGTTCGTGACGACGGGCGCCGCGCGGGTCGCGCTCGCTGCGGTCCTGTTCGTGGGGGCGGCGCTGGCGCTCGCGAACACGGTCTGGATCACGCGTGAAGACGTGGTCGTCCCCGTCCGGCGGCTGGAGGCGGCGGCCGACCGGATCGCAGACGGGGAGGTGGACGTGGCCGTGCCGGCCAGCGACGACCCTTCGGAGGTCGGGAGCCTGACCCGGTCGTTCGCGGCGATGAGCTCGCACATCGAACTCGTGGCGGCGCAGGCGGACGCGCTGGCCGACCAGGAGTTCGACGCGCCCGTCCTCGACGAACGGGTGCCCGGCGCCTTCGGCGAGTCGCTGGCCCGGATGGCCGAGAATCTCCGCGAGTACACCGACGAGTTGGAGACGATGACCGCGGACCTGGAACGGCGCTCCGAGCGGCTGGAGTCGCTCGTCGCGGCGTTCGGCGACGCGACCGACCGCGCCGCGGACGGGGACCTGACCGCGCGGCTCGACCCCGACGATGTCGCGGGCGACGACGACCAGTTCCGGGAGATCTGCGAGAACTACAACCGACTCGTCGGGACGCTCGGCGCGACGGTCGGCGACGTGCGCGCGTTCGCCGACGACGTGTCGGCGGCCAGCGACGACGTGGCCGCGAGCATGGACGAACTCGACCGGACGAGCGACGAGGTGGCCGAGTCGATCCAGGGGATCTCCGAGGGCGCGACCCGCCAGAGCGAGCAGGTCCGGTCGGTCGCCGAGCGGTTGAACGACCTCTCGGCGACCGTCCAGCAGATCGCCGCCTCCGCCGACGAGGTGGCCGACACCGCGGGGACCGCCGCCGAGCGCGGCCGCTCCGGGCGCGACACCGCGACCGAGGCCATCGACGCGCTCGACGATCTGGAGGGGCGGATGGAGCGGACCGCCGACGCCGTCGAGGGGTTGGCCGACCGCATGACCGAGGTCGACGAAATCGTCTCCTTTATCGACGGCATCGCCGAGGAGACGAACATGCTGGCGCTGAACGCGAGCATCGAGGCCGCCCGCGCCGGCGGCGACGGAGGCGGTGGCGGCGCGGGCGACGGCTTCGCGGTCGTCGCCGACGAGGTCAAGGGGCTGGCCGAGGAGACCCGCGACGCCGCCGAGGAGGTGGGCGACCTCGTCGGCGAACTCCAGCGCGAATCCGCCGAGGCGGCCGCGACGGTCAGGGAGATGCACGACCAGGTCGGCGACAGCGTCGCCACGATAGAGGGGGCGCTGGGCGATTTCGAGGACATCGTCGCCGACGTGGGGGACCTCGACGAGAGCGTCCGCGAGATCAGCGCGGCGACCGACGAGCAGGCGGAGACGACCCAGGACGTGGTCGCCGTCGTCGACGAGGTGGCGAGTATCAGCGAGGACACCCGCGACGAGGCCGAATCGGTCGCCGCGGCGGCCGAGCAACAGACCGCCTCGGTCTCGACGGTCTCGGCGGACGTGCGGTCGGTCGCCGACCGCGCGGACGACCTGCTGACCGCGCTCGATCGTTTCGACCTGCCCGACGGCGCGGGCGACGGGGCCGCGACGCTCGCGACCGGTCGCGCCTCGGCCGCGCCGACCGACGATTGAGGGCAACGGTTTTGTCCCGCTCTCTCCAGGGTGTAGCCATGCGCCTCGTCCACGAGTCGGCCGACGGCGACACGCGGACCCTCGCGACGGACGTGGAGCGAGCCGACTCGCTGCTACAGAAGATCAAGGGGCTGATGGGCAAGTCCTCGCTGCCCGACGGGTACGCGCTCGTGTTCGACTTCGGGCGGACGAGCTATCGCGACGTACACATGCTGTTCGTCCGCACGCCGCTGGACGTGGTCTGGTTGCTCGACGACGAGGTCGTCCAGGTGAAGACCCTGGAACCCTGGCGTGGTACCGGCGTCGCCAAGGCCGACTGCTTCGTCGAACTGCCCGGCGGCGCCGCCGACGGCGTCGAAGTCGGCGACCGGGTGTACCTCGACGGCGACGAGTGAGCGAGCGTCGGTGAAAACCGAGAACGGAGTCGACGGCGTCGAACCCGACGGTTTAATTAGGGCGGCTCGCTTCACCTCGGAGTACGATGTCGGACTATACCGACACGGAGGATAGAGGAAGTCGCCTCACGGCGGCTGGCCGAGAAATTCTCCGTCATGTGTGACGGCTCCGGTGAGCGCGAAGGGACCACGCTCTTTGGCGACCATCCCGAGACGACTCACCTCAGTGACGTTGGAGACGTACAGTTTCTCGATACGACGCTGCGCGACGGCGAGCAAGCGCCGGGCGTCTCGCTGACGCCCGACGAGAAGGCCCGCATCGCCCGCGCGCTCGACCGCGCGAACGTCGGGTTCGTCGAGGCCGG
The window above is part of the Halosimplex rubrum genome. Proteins encoded here:
- a CDS encoding lysylphosphatidylglycerol synthase transmembrane domain-containing protein, encoding MRRLLRVVLGFALALLAVGGFLWIVGPRQVLAELAGVEPVTYAAGFLAVVAAFYCWSEALRRLLAGVDGDAGGEVGGPRYRAAFMSGEFAKQVVPMGHSGGPVFVSYAVSRETDAPYEAALAAATVVELVNIGASMALAGAGLGIVLLTSDGPITPLFAALLVGFAVAVVALGGAALLVYSRRALVERLVLRAAGVGRATVGRFSARARDALEPGRVAATFGTYYAAFDRALADRTQVRRAAVFSILGWALFLAPMYTSFRAIGEPVPYALVCFVVPVLSLVNVVPLPGGLGGFEVALAAVVVALVGLELPAATAGVFLYRLSNYWFVVLLGGLATAWVSARVADAPGPLAPTSEPDGSSAESTADSK
- a CDS encoding lysylphosphatidylglycerol synthase transmembrane domain-containing protein yields the protein MSRRVRLVAGFTLAFLAVGGLLWAVGPEAVLAELVSADLAVLSVGFLAVVAALGVWSEAVRRLLASTGHTVRGRRYRSAYLSGEFLKQVLPMGQSGGPVLMSYTVSRETAAPYESTLAAASVFAFLNVVASLVLAVVGLALLVATQRGPSGTLLRNVLVAMVAVTVVVLALTYLAVYRREVLEGIALRVAAGLRRTVGRVSPRADAALAPERVADAAARFGGSIGDLAGDRRRIGTTVALAVTGWLCFLLPLYTSFLAIGEPVPYALVVFVVPVVTLLNVVPLPGGLGGFEVALAGVTAALAPVGLPTATAAVFLFRLSNYWFIVLLGGLAAASLSVRVSDPPPVVPLEDDEGV
- a CDS encoding DUF7097 family protein; this translates as MEKTPAGTSVGVEDPYAHVDRCDHCTDEGRCRFAVERGERDPEFADARSREDFRCPVVGEFDEEGLTGPWEWADCPHFRCRNRDRACERCGLEERRMAHDDERPLLEEHHLSYASGSDDEEPSHEITVFLCRWCHAKVHDSWASVDDDANPDPEAIAEREGRRSRERSELGFRSAAERFETGGSDDADGPGGT
- a CDS encoding methyl-accepting chemotaxis protein; the protein is MDVRPVRWYKRFIRRWMTTMGIDRSVERTVVAAAGIQFLISVAQAVVPFVTTGAARVALAAVLFVGAALALANTVWITREDVVVPVRRLEAAADRIADGEVDVAVPASDDPSEVGSLTRSFAAMSSHIELVAAQADALADQEFDAPVLDERVPGAFGESLARMAENLREYTDELETMTADLERRSERLESLVAAFGDATDRAADGDLTARLDPDDVAGDDDQFREICENYNRLVGTLGATVGDVRAFADDVSAASDDVAASMDELDRTSDEVAESIQGISEGATRQSEQVRSVAERLNDLSATVQQIAASADEVADTAGTAAERGRSGRDTATEAIDALDDLEGRMERTADAVEGLADRMTEVDEIVSFIDGIAEETNMLALNASIEAARAGGDGGGGGAGDGFAVVADEVKGLAEETRDAAEEVGDLVGELQRESAEAAATVREMHDQVGDSVATIEGALGDFEDIVADVGDLDESVREISAATDEQAETTQDVVAVVDEVASISEDTRDEAESVAAAAEQQTASVSTVSADVRSVADRADDLLTALDRFDLPDGAGDGAATLATGRASAAPTDD
- a CDS encoding DUF192 domain-containing protein encodes the protein MRLVHESADGDTRTLATDVERADSLLQKIKGLMGKSSLPDGYALVFDFGRTSYRDVHMLFVRTPLDVVWLLDDEVVQVKTLEPWRGTGVAKADCFVELPGGAADGVEVGDRVYLDGDE